Part of the Pedobacter roseus genome is shown below.
TGAAATTTCCACACTTAACCAGAGGAATTATAGCCTTGTTCTGTTACGTTGGTGCCGAAGTGGCTGTTGGAAGTTTTATCATTAGCTTTTTAAGGCTGCCGGAAATAACCGGATTGGATGAGGTGGTGAGTAAAAATTACTTATCCCTTTATTGGGGAGGGGCAATGATTGGCCGTTTTGTAGGCTCAATTTCACTTAGCCATACTTTAAGCCAATCAAAAAAGATAATTTATATGTTGGGCACTGCTGTATTGGTTTTTGCCTTAATTTATGGTATTGTTGACTTAACTTTTGCACAGATCAGTTTCTTCCTGGTATTTATTGCATTAAACTTTTTAGGATTTTTAGTTGGAAAATCCGCACCTGCAAGAACCCTGGCTATTTTCTCAGCTATAAATGTATTGTTATTGATTTCGGCAATGATAAATAAAGGTGAATTAGCGATGTACAGTGTTTTAGGGATCGGTATTTTTAATTCGATTATGTTCTCGAATATTTATACCCTCGCCATTGCTAAACTGGGTGCTTATACCAGTCAGGGATCTTCTCTATTGGTAATGGCCATTTTGGGCGGGGCAATTATGCCGCTTATTCAGGGAGCTGTTGCCGATAAAATTGGTGTACACCACTCATTTATACTTCCATTAGTGTGCTACCTGTTTATCTTGTATTTTGGTATTTATTGTTCGAAAAGATTGAAAGGTATCGAGCAGACGAGTATGAAATCAGGACATTAATCTTAGATACGTCATTCCCGCGCAGGGTTATCGTGTGGACATATCTTTTTAAGCATTATTTAAGGCACTATGCTAGCTTGCTTTAAAAAACAATAGTACTTTGCCGAAGCACGCCAGTCAATCCCAAGAGCCAGGAAAATCAAAAAACAGGTGTACAATAGAACAACTAGCTCTACCAAACCTCAAACGCAGTGTGTTTTGTGTATCAAGGTTTGCAAAAACTTTCAGTTAGTACAACAAACACAAAACAAAGTGCCGCTGTTTTTTGATGTGTATGAGCTTGTGCAGAGGCTCCTTGCTGGATTGACGAAGCATTTTATTTATAGGTTTTAGTGTTTTTAATTGTATAAATGAGCTACGCTATCGCTTCGGTTTGCATACTTTTGATGCCTCAAAAGTTTGATGCCTTGCGGCAGAGAGCACTAAAAATGATTTTAAAATTTGTGTCTATACGATACGCCCTGTGTGGGAATCTTAATGACTTATGTATGTGCATTAGGATTCCCAATCAGGTTGGGTATGACGATTAATATAATTATTACCCTTTAAGCAAATAACCCTTAAATCCTTCAAAATCTGTCCCCAACTGATCTGCATGTTTAGGTTTACTTTCCAAAGCTTTTACCTGTTCTGGAATTTCGATTTTAGCAGCAAGATCTGCCGGGAAAATATCAGGAAATTTGCAGGCATGTGCAGTAGATAAGAAAACAGCCGCACTTTCATCAGATGGATTTTCGCTTCTGTATTTTTCAATTGCCAAATACGCAATCGCTGTATGCGGACAGGCAACATAATTTAGTTTATTGTCAAGTTCTTTAATACCTCGCAATGTTTCTTCGTCAGTGAAGCGATAAGAAGTAACCACTTTTTTAACCGCTTCCACATCCTGATCAAAAAGATCCATAATACGAACCCAATTACTTGGTGCACCAACATCCATCGCATTCGAATAAGTTTGTGTTGATGGTTTGGTTTCGTAAACACCACTTTCTAAAAAGCGTGGAACGGTGTCGTTTACATTGGTAGCGGCAATAAACTGTTTAACTGGCAACCCTAATTTGTAAGCAAGCAGGCCAGCACCAATATTGCCGAAGTTTCCACTTGGTACAGAAAATATTACATCGTTTAAGCCTTGCTTTTTCAGTTGGGCATAAGTATTGAAATAATAAAATGTTTGCGGGATCAACCTTGAAATGTTAATCGAATTGGCTGAGGTTAACCGGAATTTTGCGTTCAGTTCATCATCCGCAAAAGCCTGCTTTACCAAAGCCTGGCAATCATCAAACGTTCCTTTTACCTCAACGGCTCTGATGTTTTCGCCATTGGTGGTTAACTGCAGTTCTTGTATCGGACTTACTTTTCCTTCCGGATAAAGGATCGTTACACGAGTATTCGGTAGGCCTAAGAAACCCAAAGCCACTGCGCCACCGGTATCACCAGAAGTCGCAACTAAAACATCTAGCAGTTGTTCACCATCTTTTAAGAAATAAGCCATAACACGGCTCATAAAACGCGCACCAAAATCTTTAAAGGCCAACGATGGACCATGGAACAATTCGAGCACAAAGGTTTTGTCATCTAGTTTAACCGCTGGAGCTTCAAAATTAATGGCATCTTCAATTATGGCTTTTAAATCTTCAGCAGGAATCTCATCTTTTAATAATGTCGAGGCTACCTTGTAAGCAATTTCAGGTAGAGAATACTTCTCAATATTTTCGATAAAATCTGTATCAAGCTGCGGGATTTCTACCGGCATATATAAGCCTTTATCCTGCGGCATACTGTTAAAAACGGCTTCTTTAAAAGAAACACGTAAATCTTTATTGTTGGTTGAGTATAGTTTCATTTTTAATGAGGTATAATGGAAAATGTTATATGGATGATGGGAAACCCGACTTACAAAGTCCATTTTCCATCTTACATTTTCCATGGTTACATAACTTTCGGCCCTTCCGCGTTAACCGGAGAAACAAAAGCTTTGCTGTTAATATTTATTTTATGTAGGTGTTGCTGTTGCGATTTGGTTATTTTTCTGGCTGTTTCTTCGTCTTTAGTTAGTGCGAAAACTGATGGTCCAGAACCTGAAATTCCGAAGCCGATTGCACCATTTTCCATAGCCAGTTTTCTCATTTCTTCAAAACCAGGAATTAGTATCGAACGTGTTGGTTCTACCAAAACATCTTTCATACTGCGGCCAATCAGGTCAAAATCATTCATAAACAATCCACTAACTAAACCTGCCACATTTCCCCATTGGATAACCGCATCTTTTAAAGCAACCTTACTGCGTATCATCTGGCGCGCATCTTTAGTTGGTACATCTACTTCAGGGTAAACAATTGCTGCATACATACCAGCCGGCGTAGGTAAAGAAATTACATCGAGTGGCTCGTAGCTTCTCACCAACACAAATCCGCCCAATAACGCAGGCGCAACATTATCGGCATGGCCATAACCACAAGCCAGTTCTTCACCTTTCATGGCAAAAGGTACCAATTCTTTGGTCGTTAATAAATCGCCCATTAATTTGTTAATGGCAAATAAACCGGCAACCGTACTGGCCGAGCTCGAGCCCAATCCGCTACCAATGGGCATTTTTTTGTACAGTTCAATTTCTACGCCTACATCTAAACGATCGATGTGTTTTAAATAATGTTGCACACTGGCACTTACCGTATTTTTAGCAGCATCCAATGGTAAACGGCCGTCATCGCCGGTAATTCTTTTGATCACTACTCCTGGTGTGTCTGTAAAACGCATTTCCACTTCATCACCCGGTTCGTTTACGGCGAAGCCCAGTACGTCGAAACCGCACACTACATTTGCAACCGTTGCCGGAGCGAAAACTTTTATACTATTTTTCATTATTAATTGGCTTAGCTCGTGTTAAGCGGTTATTTGGTTTAAATGATATTTTAAATGCACAACATAATCTTCAATAAAATAAGAAAGTGTATGCAGTTCTGTTTTTCCTTTTCCGGTATCACAGTTATTCTGAAGCTTTTCTTCCGGAATGTTTTCAATTACCCGGCAAATCTGATGGTTTAACAATTTCCAAAGCATTTTAACATCAGCGATATCAGTTTCTTGATAATTTTGATAAAGCACCCATTCATCCTGATGATAAACGATTTTAACACCCTGCTCATACTGGCCAACAATTAACCGGCGAATGTTATTGGAAGCACTATCGATCAAATGACCCAATAATTCTTTTTTAGACCATTTTGAGGGTTGCAGTTTATCGTTCCAGGCTTTTTTTGTGATATTTTCAAAATCAATCATTGCCTGATCAACCAGGCTTAGGATTTCATTTTTATGTGCTAAAACCGGATTCATGGTATTAGTTATTTAAAGTACCAACGTTAATGATATCCGCAAAAACACCGGCAGCCGTTACTTCTGCGCCTGCTCCTGGGCCTTTTACTACCAATGGACGTGATTTATAACGATCAGTAGTGAAAGAAATAATGTTGTCACTTCCCGATAGCATATAAAAAGGATGAGTATCATCTACCATTTGT
Proteins encoded:
- the thrC gene encoding threonine synthase; translated protein: MKLYSTNNKDLRVSFKEAVFNSMPQDKGLYMPVEIPQLDTDFIENIEKYSLPEIAYKVASTLLKDEIPAEDLKAIIEDAINFEAPAVKLDDKTFVLELFHGPSLAFKDFGARFMSRVMAYFLKDGEQLLDVLVATSGDTGGAVALGFLGLPNTRVTILYPEGKVSPIQELQLTTNGENIRAVEVKGTFDDCQALVKQAFADDELNAKFRLTSANSINISRLIPQTFYYFNTYAQLKKQGLNDVIFSVPSGNFGNIGAGLLAYKLGLPVKQFIAATNVNDTVPRFLESGVYETKPSTQTYSNAMDVGAPSNWVRIMDLFDQDVEAVKKVVTSYRFTDEETLRGIKELDNKLNYVACPHTAIAYLAIEKYRSENPSDESAAVFLSTAHACKFPDIFPADLAAKIEIPEQVKALESKPKHADQLGTDFEGFKGYLLKG
- a CDS encoding sugar MFS transporter, producing MNNKIAESQSRSNYAVPLVTITLLFFMWGFITCMNDILIPYLKQLFKLSFFESMLVQFCFFGAYFVGSLIYFLISYTKGDPINKVGYKKGILFGIVLAAIGCALFFPAATYSVYPLFLGALFVLGLGFTVLQITANAYVSLLGPEDSASSRLNLTQAFNAFGTTIAPILGGHLIFEFFSEADGSFSASATRIPYLIFAAILLLVGLLIFYVKLPSFQPEEEEQVKGLGVLKFPHLTRGIIALFCYVGAEVAVGSFIISFLRLPEITGLDEVVSKNYLSLYWGGAMIGRFVGSISLSHTLSQSKKIIYMLGTAVLVFALIYGIVDLTFAQISFFLVFIALNFLGFLVGKSAPARTLAIFSAINVLLLISAMINKGELAMYSVLGIGIFNSIMFSNIYTLAIAKLGAYTSQGSSLLVMAILGGAIMPLIQGAVADKIGVHHSFILPLVCYLFILYFGIYCSKRLKGIEQTSMKSGH
- a CDS encoding homoserine kinase translates to MKNSIKVFAPATVANVVCGFDVLGFAVNEPGDEVEMRFTDTPGVVIKRITGDDGRLPLDAAKNTVSASVQHYLKHIDRLDVGVEIELYKKMPIGSGLGSSSASTVAGLFAINKLMGDLLTTKELVPFAMKGEELACGYGHADNVAPALLGGFVLVRSYEPLDVISLPTPAGMYAAIVYPEVDVPTKDARQMIRSKVALKDAVIQWGNVAGLVSGLFMNDFDLIGRSMKDVLVEPTRSILIPGFEEMRKLAMENGAIGFGISGSGPSVFALTKDEETARKITKSQQQHLHKININSKAFVSPVNAEGPKVM
- a CDS encoding DinB family protein translates to MNPVLAHKNEILSLVDQAMIDFENITKKAWNDKLQPSKWSKKELLGHLIDSASNNIRRLIVGQYEQGVKIVYHQDEWVLYQNYQETDIADVKMLWKLLNHQICRVIENIPEEKLQNNCDTGKGKTELHTLSYFIEDYVVHLKYHLNQITA